From Acinetobacter lwoffii, a single genomic window includes:
- a CDS encoding DEAD/DEAH box helicase translates to MSKTFADFSLDESLTQALDALGFTTPTPVQEQAIPAALEGKDLLVSSQTGSGKTAAFLLPTLNALANQDTLVPFKDRMKAVTQPNILVISPTRELAQQVCQDAIAFVRHMKGVRIAAIMGGMPFGKQIQQLKGAQVVVATPGRLLDLVNRRQIKLDKVDALIVDEADRMLDLGFSEDLEAIGELAANRKQTLMFSATFAPRIITLAERMMNDPMRISIETGHSTNTDITQTLHWTDGFEHKKKLLTHWLNEEDVDQAVVFASTQEDTDMLAEELAEAGLSVVALHGAMPQTVRNRRLRSIREGRAKILVATDVAARGLDVPTISHVINFGLPMKNEDYVHRIGRTGRAGRTGKAITLATYRERGKIRALEDFLDARLNVSEIEGLEPSPPPARGSRDGAGRGRGRDGGRRDGGRGGFGGGRRFEGESNFKRREGGDDRPRRSFDDKPRGERPAFGEDRPRSDFGDRPAPRREGGFGDRPQRSFDDRPKRDFGDRPAPRREGGFGDRPQRSFDDRPKRDFGDRPAPRREGGFGDRPRSNDDNRGNRVDYKPAREGGYGDRPKRDFGDRPAPRREGGFGDRPARSFGDDRPKRDFGDRPVRRNFDDKPRGERSFGGEDRPRRKFND, encoded by the coding sequence ATGAGCAAAACTTTTGCTGATTTTTCCCTCGACGAATCTCTAACACAGGCTCTCGACGCTTTAGGCTTTACTACTCCTACTCCTGTACAAGAACAAGCGATTCCAGCTGCGCTTGAAGGCAAAGACCTTCTTGTGTCAAGCCAAACAGGTTCTGGTAAAACTGCTGCATTCTTACTGCCTACGTTAAATGCGTTGGCAAACCAAGATACATTAGTACCGTTTAAAGACCGTATGAAAGCGGTTACTCAACCGAATATTTTGGTGATTTCACCGACTCGTGAATTGGCACAACAGGTATGTCAAGACGCAATCGCATTTGTACGTCACATGAAAGGTGTTCGTATTGCAGCAATCATGGGCGGTATGCCTTTTGGTAAACAAATTCAACAGTTGAAAGGCGCGCAAGTTGTTGTTGCAACTCCAGGTCGTCTACTTGACTTGGTGAATCGTCGTCAAATCAAATTGGATAAAGTTGACGCGTTAATCGTCGATGAAGCTGACCGTATGCTTGACCTGGGCTTCTCTGAAGACTTAGAAGCAATTGGTGAGTTGGCTGCAAACCGCAAACAAACTCTTATGTTCTCTGCGACTTTTGCACCACGTATCATTACACTTGCAGAACGCATGATGAATGATCCAATGCGTATTTCGATCGAAACTGGTCACTCTACAAATACTGATATTACTCAGACTTTGCATTGGACTGACGGTTTCGAGCACAAGAAAAAACTTCTTACTCACTGGTTGAACGAAGAAGACGTTGATCAAGCAGTTGTATTTGCGTCAACTCAAGAAGACACAGATATGTTGGCTGAAGAACTTGCTGAAGCAGGTCTATCAGTTGTAGCGCTTCACGGTGCTATGCCACAAACTGTTCGTAACCGTCGTTTACGCAGCATCCGTGAAGGTCGTGCGAAGATCTTGGTTGCAACTGACGTTGCAGCGCGTGGTCTTGATGTACCAACTATTTCACACGTCATCAACTTCGGTCTTCCAATGAAGAATGAAGACTATGTACACCGTATCGGTCGTACAGGTCGTGCGGGTCGTACTGGTAAAGCCATTACTTTGGCGACTTACCGTGAACGCGGTAAAATCCGTGCTTTAGAAGACTTCCTTGATGCGCGTCTAAACGTATCTGAAATTGAAGGTCTTGAGCCATCTCCACCTCCTGCACGTGGTAGCCGTGATGGCGCTGGTCGCGGTCGTGGCCGTGATGGTGGTCGTCGTGATGGCGGTCGTGGTGGTTTCGGTGGCGGTCGTCGTTTTGAAGGCGAAAGCAACTTCAAACGTCGTGAAGGCGGTGATGATCGTCCACGTCGTAGCTTCGATGACAAACCTCGTGGCGAACGTCCGGCATTTGGCGAAGATCGTCCACGTAGTGACTTCGGTGATCGTCCAGCTCCACGTCGTGAAGGCGGTTTTGGTGATCGTCCACAACGTTCGTTTGATGACCGTCCAAAGCGTGACTTCGGTGATCGTCCAGCTCCACGTCGTGAAGGCGGTTTTGGTGATCGTCCACAACGTTCGTTTGATGACCGTCCAAAGCGTGACTTCGGTGATCGTCCAGCTCCACGTCGTGAAGGTGGTTTTGGTGACCGTCCTCGCTCTAATGATGACAACCGTGGTAACCGTGTAGATTATAAACCAGCTCGTGAAGGCGGTTATGGTGATCGTCCAAAACGTGATTTTGGTGATCGTCCTGCTCCACGTCGTGAAGGTGGTTTCGGTGATCGTCCAGCGCGTTCATTCGGTGATGACCGTCCAAAGCGTGATTTCGGTGATCGTCCAGTACGTCGCAACTTTGATGACAAGCCACGTGGTGAACGTTCGTTCGGTGGTGAAGATCGTCCACGTCGTAAATTTAACGACTAA
- a CDS encoding inositol monophosphatase family protein — MEPMVVMAARAAQLVGQELLKAHQNRHKLDLQVEEKGIDGPVTRVDRYLEQLTIDTLRKSYKNHSFLGEEFGYQEGKGHDADWCWVIDPLDGTLNFINGFPHFCISIAVQHKGITQHGVIYDPVKDELFSASRGRGAMMNQRRIRVNVKDSLENTFMAVGHAYRAKRNGEVVSYAKNHFQTLLNVTEAGAQYRRSGSAALDLAYVAAGRFDGYFELGLKPWDIAAGELIVKEAGGTVVDARGGSDSMENGQVLACSMKMLKPLMQAVVPAWGEAAK; from the coding sequence ATGGAACCTATGGTGGTGATGGCTGCGCGTGCGGCTCAGTTAGTTGGTCAAGAGCTTTTAAAAGCGCATCAGAATCGTCATAAACTCGATCTACAAGTCGAAGAAAAAGGAATTGATGGTCCGGTAACGCGTGTAGATCGTTATTTGGAACAGTTGACCATCGATACCCTACGTAAAAGCTATAAAAATCACAGTTTCCTTGGTGAAGAGTTTGGCTATCAGGAAGGTAAAGGTCATGACGCCGATTGGTGTTGGGTGATCGATCCGCTAGATGGTACTTTAAACTTCATTAACGGTTTCCCGCATTTCTGTATCTCTATCGCAGTTCAGCACAAAGGCATTACTCAACACGGGGTGATTTATGACCCGGTGAAAGATGAGCTATTCTCTGCCAGTCGTGGTCGTGGTGCCATGATGAACCAGCGCCGTATTCGTGTGAATGTTAAAGACAGCCTGGAAAATACCTTTATGGCTGTTGGTCACGCTTATCGTGCCAAGCGTAATGGCGAAGTTGTGTCTTATGCCAAGAACCATTTTCAAACCCTGTTAAACGTAACTGAAGCTGGCGCGCAATATCGTCGTTCAGGTTCTGCAGCATTGGATTTAGCCTATGTTGCTGCAGGTCGTTTCGATGGTTATTTCGAACTTGGTTTAAAGCCTTGGGATATCGCAGCTGGCGAATTGATCGTGAAAGAAGCAGGCGGTACTGTAGTTGATGCACGTGGTGGTAGCGACTCTATGGAAAATGGTCAAGTTTTGGCTTGTTCAATGAAAATGCTTAAGCCTTTAATGCAAGCAGTTGTTCCTGCTTGGGGCGAAGCAGCAAAATAA
- the dxs gene encoding 1-deoxy-D-xylulose-5-phosphate synthase, protein MLYTEIPTQRPVTPLLDAINHPEQLRALEQSQLEQVADELRQFILYAAGQSGGHFGANLGVIELTVALHYCFNTPHDRLIWDVGHQAYPHKVLTGRREQLTTIRAKDGLAAFPAREESEFDTFGVGHSSTAISAGLGMALARRYQNKPCEVVSIIGDGAMTAGMAFEALNDAVAHSADLMVVLNDNDMSISCSTGGFAKHLAAIWERGEFVNVTEQGEAYVQPHPEWLYNSRLHSAATDAADNLFQAIGFDYFGPYDGHDVKQLVHVFNALKKRKGPRLIHVYTKKGKGFAPAESDQIKYHAISKINAVAASNTAPKYSDVFGQWLCDEAAQDARLLAITPAMCEGSGMVKFAKEYPERFFDVAIAEQHAVTLAAGMACEGLKPVVAIYSTFLQRGYDQLVHDVALQNLDVTFGIDRAGLVGEDGPTHAGAYDYAYMRTIPNIVIMAPKDENECRQMLHTAYLYPGPAAVRYPRGNGLGVDIQQKMIEIPIGQAEIVASFNGQYDEYISVLAFGSRVQAAVDAAEAFAVKHEIGVRVVNMRFVKPLDTQMLDDLALSTSLFVTVEEHAVMGGAGSAVNEYLAEAQIVKPILNLGLDDTFMAQATHAQMLQQAGLDAQGIEKSINQAWSNLGQSVLS, encoded by the coding sequence ATGCTGTATACAGAAATCCCAACTCAACGCCCTGTAACACCGTTGCTTGATGCGATCAATCATCCTGAGCAACTGCGTGCACTCGAGCAAAGCCAGCTAGAACAAGTGGCGGATGAGTTACGTCAATTCATTTTGTATGCTGCCGGGCAAAGTGGCGGACATTTTGGTGCCAATCTCGGTGTGATTGAACTCACCGTGGCTTTACATTATTGCTTTAATACACCGCATGACCGCCTGATCTGGGATGTAGGTCATCAGGCCTATCCGCATAAAGTGTTGACTGGTCGTCGTGAACAGCTCACCACGATTCGTGCCAAAGATGGTCTGGCTGCGTTTCCGGCTCGTGAAGAATCTGAATTTGATACCTTTGGGGTAGGGCATTCTTCGACGGCGATTTCTGCTGGCCTAGGTATGGCGCTGGCACGTCGTTATCAGAACAAGCCGTGTGAAGTGGTATCGATTATTGGCGATGGCGCCATGACGGCAGGTATGGCTTTTGAAGCTTTGAATGATGCCGTGGCACACAGTGCTGATCTGATGGTGGTGCTGAACGACAATGATATGTCGATTTCTTGCAGTACCGGTGGTTTTGCCAAACATCTGGCTGCCATTTGGGAGCGCGGTGAGTTCGTTAATGTTACCGAGCAGGGTGAGGCATATGTACAGCCACATCCAGAATGGTTGTATAACTCGCGTTTGCACAGTGCAGCAACCGACGCTGCAGATAACTTATTCCAAGCCATCGGCTTTGACTATTTTGGCCCGTACGATGGTCATGATGTCAAACAGCTGGTGCATGTCTTTAATGCGCTGAAAAAGCGTAAAGGCCCACGCCTGATTCATGTCTATACTAAAAAAGGCAAAGGCTTTGCTCCGGCAGAATCCGATCAAATCAAATATCACGCGATTAGCAAAATCAACGCCGTTGCCGCCAGCAATACTGCACCGAAATATTCGGATGTATTTGGACAATGGCTTTGCGATGAAGCGGCACAAGATGCCCGTTTGCTCGCAATCACACCTGCGATGTGCGAAGGCTCAGGCATGGTCAAATTTGCCAAAGAATATCCAGAACGTTTCTTTGATGTCGCGATTGCCGAACAGCATGCGGTTACCTTGGCTGCCGGTATGGCTTGTGAAGGCTTGAAGCCGGTGGTTGCAATTTACTCGACTTTCCTGCAACGCGGTTATGATCAACTGGTACATGACGTGGCTTTGCAGAATCTGGATGTTACTTTCGGTATTGATCGTGCCGGTCTGGTTGGTGAAGATGGCCCGACGCATGCCGGTGCTTATGACTATGCCTATATGCGTACTATCCCGAATATCGTGATCATGGCGCCGAAAGACGAAAATGAATGCCGTCAAATGCTGCATACAGCGTATTTGTATCCAGGGCCGGCAGCGGTACGTTATCCGCGTGGCAATGGACTGGGCGTCGATATCCAGCAAAAGATGATCGAGATTCCGATCGGTCAGGCGGAAATTGTGGCCAGCTTTAATGGGCAGTATGATGAATATATTTCTGTACTGGCATTTGGTAGCCGGGTACAGGCTGCAGTCGACGCTGCTGAAGCATTTGCCGTGAAACATGAGATTGGCGTGCGTGTGGTTAACATGCGTTTTGTCAAACCACTGGATACTCAAATGCTCGATGATCTCGCTTTAAGCACCAGTCTGTTTGTCACGGTGGAAGAACATGCAGTGATGGGCGGTGCGGGTAGTGCCGTGAATGAATATCTGGCAGAAGCGCAGATTGTCAAACCGATACTGAATTTGGGTCTGGATGATACATTTATGGCACAAGCGACTCATGCACAGATGTTACAGCAGGCGGGGCTGGATGCGCAAGGTATTGAAAAATCAATCAATCAGGCTTGGTCCAACCTAGGGCAAAGCGTCTTGTCATAA
- the ribA gene encoding GTP cyclohydrolase II, protein MPIEFVATSRLPTAHGEFKITVFQDPETGEEHVALSKGLEEISDEPVVVRVHSECLTGDAFASLKCDCGPQLQATLKLINELGRGVILYLRQEGRGIGLTNKIRAYALQDQGHDTVDANLMLNLPADARQYDMCSIMLDHLQVKAVRLVTNNPSKIEALKAQGINVIDRVPLTVGLNPFNEQYLKTKHERMAHLYKKDDF, encoded by the coding sequence GTGCCAATCGAATTTGTCGCAACGTCAAGATTACCTACCGCTCACGGTGAATTTAAAATTACTGTATTTCAAGACCCTGAGACTGGCGAAGAACATGTCGCACTTTCCAAAGGACTTGAAGAAATATCAGATGAGCCTGTAGTGGTGCGTGTGCATTCTGAATGTTTAACCGGTGATGCCTTTGCTTCGCTCAAATGCGACTGTGGCCCGCAATTGCAAGCGACTTTAAAACTGATCAATGAATTGGGCCGCGGAGTCATTCTGTATTTGCGTCAGGAAGGTCGTGGCATTGGCCTGACCAATAAAATTCGCGCTTATGCTCTGCAAGATCAGGGACATGACACCGTAGATGCCAATTTAATGCTGAACCTGCCCGCAGATGCACGCCAGTATGATATGTGTAGCATCATGCTGGATCATTTACAGGTGAAAGCAGTACGCTTGGTGACCAATAACCCTTCTAAAATTGAGGCTTTAAAAGCCCAGGGAATTAACGTGATCGATCGTGTGCCTTTGACTGTGGGTTTAAACCCTTTTAATGAACAATATCTCAAGACCAAGCACGAACGCATGGCACATCTTTATAAAAAAGATGATTTTTAA
- the hemN gene encoding oxygen-independent coproporphyrinogen III oxidase produces MSVQVNSLIQKYNVPGPRYTSYPTVPYWEEQNFSLEQWKQTLKKSFDESNQSEGISLYIHLPFCESLCTFCGCHKRVTKRHEVEQPYIQALLKEWDLYCELLQEKPIIKEIHFGGGTPTFFSMAHLAQLIQGILAKADVAPEYEFSFEGHPNNTTREHLQGLYDLGFRRVSYGVQDYNETVQKAIHRIQPYENVKQVTEWAREIGYESISHDLVFGLPFQSLDDVLNTIEQTNSLLPDRLALYSYAHVPWIKGNGQRGFKDADVPKDAIKRECYEAGKKKLLAHGYHEIGMDHFALEKDAMYQSFQAGTLHRNFMGYTASKTQVMIGLGISSISDSWYSFAQNVKTIEEYYECLARNEIPVFKGHVLNQEDLIIRQHILNLMCSFSTSWENSEMLFPEIDEVLEQLEEMAQDGLIQFSDSSVTILEKGKPFVRNICMAFDLRLKRRIPENRIFSMTI; encoded by the coding sequence ATGTCGGTACAGGTCAATTCCCTGATTCAAAAATACAATGTTCCCGGGCCACGCTATACCAGTTATCCCACTGTTCCGTATTGGGAAGAGCAGAATTTCTCGCTGGAACAATGGAAGCAAACGCTAAAAAAGTCTTTTGATGAATCCAATCAAAGCGAAGGCATTAGCTTGTATATCCACCTGCCATTTTGCGAAAGCCTGTGTACCTTCTGCGGGTGTCATAAGCGCGTGACCAAACGCCATGAAGTCGAACAACCTTATATTCAGGCACTGCTGAAAGAATGGGATCTATATTGCGAGTTATTACAAGAAAAGCCCATCATTAAAGAGATTCATTTTGGTGGAGGAACGCCGACCTTTTTTTCAATGGCACATCTGGCTCAACTAATTCAAGGCATTCTGGCCAAAGCAGACGTAGCGCCTGAGTATGAATTCAGTTTCGAAGGTCATCCCAATAATACTACGCGTGAACATTTGCAGGGATTGTATGACCTGGGTTTTCGTCGGGTCAGTTATGGTGTGCAGGATTATAACGAAACCGTGCAAAAGGCGATTCACCGGATTCAGCCTTATGAAAATGTTAAACAGGTGACCGAATGGGCGCGAGAAATTGGCTATGAATCGATTTCCCATGATCTGGTCTTTGGTCTGCCATTTCAGAGTCTGGATGATGTTTTAAATACTATTGAACAAACCAATTCGCTCTTGCCGGACCGTCTGGCTTTATATAGCTATGCACATGTGCCCTGGATTAAAGGTAATGGTCAGCGCGGTTTTAAAGATGCCGATGTGCCCAAAGATGCGATCAAACGGGAATGTTATGAAGCGGGTAAAAAGAAACTTCTGGCACATGGCTATCATGAAATCGGTATGGATCATTTTGCCTTAGAAAAAGATGCGATGTACCAGTCCTTTCAAGCTGGAACATTGCACCGCAATTTTATGGGATATACCGCCTCTAAAACCCAGGTGATGATTGGGCTAGGCATTTCTTCAATCAGTGATAGCTGGTACAGCTTTGCGCAGAATGTGAAAACCATTGAAGAATATTATGAATGCCTGGCACGCAATGAAATTCCGGTATTTAAAGGACATGTCTTAAATCAGGAAGATTTGATCATCCGGCAACATATTCTAAATTTGATGTGCAGCTTTAGCACCTCATGGGAAAATTCCGAGATGCTTTTCCCTGAAATTGATGAGGTTTTGGAACAGCTTGAGGAAATGGCACAGGATGGTTTGATTCAATTTTCAGACTCGTCAGTCACGATTCTGGAGAAAGGGAAACCATTTGTACGCAATATTTGTATGGCTTTTGATTTACGTTTAAAGCGACGCATACCGGAGAACCGGATTTTCTCGATGACGATTTAA
- the hemF gene encoding oxygen-dependent coproporphyrinogen oxidase, translating to MQHPTSTDIQHVREFLLDLQARICAALEQQERAGGGTAEFIIDDWERPEGGGGRSRVLQNGTVIEKGGVMFSHINISKLPASATERHPNIAGAKAQAMGVSLVIHPKNPNIPTSHANVRLFVAEKEGQDPIWWFGGGFDLTPFYPNDEDVLSWHQTAHDLCAPFGEEVYPEHKQWCDDYFYLKHRDEQRGVGGLFFDDLNQWDFETCFQYMQAVGNGYLEAILPIFQRNQDKPYTEAQREFQLYRRGRYVEYNLVYDRGTLFGLQTGGRIESILVSLPPLTGWSYRPEWDEGSPEKHLTDYYLKPHNWLTELKSNAMK from the coding sequence ATGCAGCATCCTACATCTACGGATATTCAACACGTTCGTGAATTTCTCCTCGACTTGCAGGCACGGATTTGTGCAGCATTAGAACAGCAGGAACGTGCTGGCGGCGGTACGGCCGAATTTATCATCGATGACTGGGAGCGTCCAGAAGGTGGTGGTGGCCGTTCACGTGTTTTGCAAAATGGTACGGTGATTGAAAAAGGTGGGGTAATGTTCTCCCACATCAACATTTCCAAGCTACCTGCTTCTGCGACCGAACGCCATCCCAATATTGCCGGTGCCAAAGCGCAAGCGATGGGGGTATCACTGGTCATCCATCCAAAAAACCCGAATATACCGACTTCGCATGCCAACGTGCGTTTATTTGTGGCTGAAAAAGAAGGCCAAGATCCGATTTGGTGGTTTGGTGGCGGTTTTGACCTGACCCCGTTTTATCCGAATGATGAAGATGTACTGTCTTGGCATCAAACGGCGCATGATCTATGTGCGCCATTCGGCGAAGAGGTTTATCCTGAACATAAACAATGGTGTGATGATTATTTTTATCTGAAACATCGTGATGAACAGCGCGGTGTGGGTGGTTTATTTTTTGATGATCTGAATCAATGGGATTTTGAAACCTGTTTCCAGTATATGCAGGCTGTAGGCAATGGGTATCTGGAAGCCATTCTGCCGATTTTCCAGCGCAATCAGGATAAGCCTTATACCGAAGCACAACGCGAATTCCAGTTATACCGTCGCGGCCGTTACGTGGAATACAATCTGGTTTATGACCGCGGCACCCTGTTTGGCTTGCAGACTGGTGGCCGGATTGAATCGATTCTGGTCAGCCTGCCCCCGCTTACCGGATGGTCATATCGCCCTGAATGGGATGAGGGCTCACCGGAAAAACATTTAACAGATTACTACCTGAAACCACATAACTGGTTAACAGAATTAAAATCCAACGCAATGAAATGA
- the aroE gene encoding shikimate dehydrogenase: MSKQFSVIGNPIEQSRSPELHHAFAAKTGVDLSYTKRLAPLDGFVANIQEFFSNGGSGMNVTVPFKEQAFAHCQVLSERAKIAKAVNTLWMENGVLHGDNTDGQGLVEAIRALDWPLENTDILIIGAGGATRGVIYPLAQAGAKKIVIANRTLARAEQLVADLQNAVPQVELQAISLDTLAGEFDLMINATSASLSGDALVLPETLQFKRAYEMAYGKPSSFLDQAKARGVPTSEGFGMLVGQAIESFYIWNGIKPDLKEFL; this comes from the coding sequence ATGAGCAAACAATTTTCCGTGATTGGTAACCCGATTGAACAATCACGTTCTCCAGAATTGCATCACGCCTTTGCTGCTAAAACTGGTGTCGACCTGAGTTACACCAAGCGTCTGGCGCCACTGGATGGCTTCGTAGCCAACATTCAGGAATTCTTTAGCAATGGCGGTAGTGGCATGAATGTCACCGTACCCTTTAAAGAACAGGCTTTTGCCCACTGTCAGGTGCTGAGTGAACGGGCCAAAATTGCCAAAGCCGTGAATACGCTATGGATGGAAAATGGTGTGCTGCATGGCGACAATACCGATGGTCAGGGACTGGTTGAAGCAATTCGAGCACTAGATTGGCCACTGGAAAATACAGATATTTTAATTATTGGTGCAGGCGGTGCCACGCGTGGTGTAATCTATCCCCTAGCCCAGGCAGGTGCGAAAAAAATCGTGATCGCCAATCGTACCTTGGCACGGGCGGAACAACTGGTCGCTGATCTTCAGAATGCCGTACCGCAAGTCGAATTACAGGCGATTTCACTAGACACTTTAGCCGGTGAATTTGATTTGATGATTAATGCCACTTCTGCCAGTCTCAGCGGTGATGCCTTGGTTTTACCGGAAACGCTACAGTTTAAACGGGCCTATGAAATGGCCTATGGCAAACCTTCTTCCTTTCTGGATCAAGCCAAGGCACGCGGTGTACCGACATCTGAAGGTTTTGGCATGCTGGTCGGTCAAGCAATTGAATCTTTTTACATCTGGAATGGTATCAAACCGGATTTAAAAGAGTTTCTTTAA
- a CDS encoding acyl-CoA dehydrogenase C-terminal domain-containing protein has translation MPAYKAPLHDIRFLMNEVLDYPAHYQNLSNGEYADADTVDMILEGAADFCENVLSPLNQSGDEEGCHFENSEVKTPKGFKEAYDQFVQGGWQGLSYPEEFGGQNLPMSLNLIKSEMMGTANWSFQMYPGLSVGCINTIMQYGTDEQKNTYLPHLVAGTWAGTMCLTEPQCGTDLGQVKTKAEPKEDGSYAISGTKIFISAGEHDLTENIVHIVLARLPDAPQGTKGISLFIVPKFIAAADGGIGERNPVNCGSIEHKMGIRASATAVLNFDNATGYLIGEPNKGLHAMFTFMNTARIGTAIQGICHAELSFQGALPYAKERMSMRALSGKKDPEKVADAIIHHADVRRMLLTQKAIAEGGRAMIYHAAKIADNMNDALLRGDTAAFEQHDDHLGFYTPILKGFLTEMGYEASNHGMQVFGGHGYIKEWGMEQIVRDSRISTLYEGTTGVQALDLIGRKVLLTSKGKVIRDYTAEILKFCGQHARNKYMRRFAWDLTKLCAQWNALTVRIMLAARKDRDIVSSASVDFLMFSGYVMMAYFWAQQAAVASAKLASGDGAEVPEFYKAKIKTADFYFERILPRTQGHAEAMVNPSKTMTALAPEHFSFDY, from the coding sequence ATGCCAGCATATAAAGCCCCTTTACACGACATTCGCTTCCTTATGAATGAAGTGCTTGACTACCCTGCGCACTACCAGAATTTGTCGAATGGTGAATATGCCGATGCCGACACGGTAGATATGATCTTAGAAGGCGCTGCAGATTTCTGTGAAAATGTACTGTCGCCGTTGAATCAAAGCGGTGATGAAGAAGGCTGTCATTTTGAAAATAGCGAAGTAAAAACACCGAAAGGCTTTAAAGAAGCTTACGACCAGTTCGTACAAGGTGGCTGGCAAGGTCTGTCTTATCCTGAAGAATTTGGTGGCCAAAACCTGCCAATGTCTTTAAACCTGATCAAATCGGAAATGATGGGGACTGCAAACTGGTCATTCCAGATGTATCCGGGTTTAAGTGTGGGTTGTATCAACACTATCATGCAATATGGTACCGATGAGCAGAAAAACACGTATCTGCCTCACTTAGTTGCAGGAACTTGGGCGGGCACCATGTGTCTGACTGAGCCGCAATGTGGTACTGACTTGGGTCAAGTTAAGACCAAAGCAGAGCCGAAAGAAGATGGCAGCTATGCCATTTCAGGCACCAAAATCTTTATTTCCGCAGGTGAGCACGACCTGACTGAAAATATCGTACATATCGTACTGGCACGCCTTCCAGATGCGCCGCAAGGTACCAAAGGGATTTCTCTGTTTATCGTACCGAAATTTATTGCTGCTGCAGATGGCGGGATCGGCGAGCGTAATCCAGTGAACTGCGGTTCGATTGAACACAAAATGGGGATTCGCGCTTCAGCAACGGCTGTACTGAATTTTGACAATGCGACTGGCTACCTGATTGGCGAACCGAATAAAGGCTTGCACGCTATGTTCACCTTTATGAACACGGCGCGTATTGGTACTGCGATTCAGGGTATTTGTCATGCTGAATTGTCATTCCAGGGTGCTTTACCGTATGCCAAAGAGCGTATGTCAATGCGCGCCCTGTCTGGCAAAAAAGATCCGGAAAAAGTAGCGGATGCGATCATTCACCATGCTGATGTCCGCCGTATGCTATTGACGCAAAAAGCCATTGCTGAAGGTGGCCGTGCCATGATTTATCATGCAGCAAAAATTGCCGACAACATGAATGATGCTTTGCTGCGTGGCGATACTGCAGCATTTGAACAGCATGATGACCATCTTGGGTTCTATACTCCAATCCTGAAAGGCTTCCTGACCGAAATGGGTTATGAGGCATCAAATCACGGTATGCAAGTCTTCGGTGGACACGGCTATATCAAAGAATGGGGCATGGAACAGATCGTACGTGACTCACGTATTTCTACCTTGTATGAAGGCACAACAGGCGTTCAGGCACTGGATCTGATTGGTCGTAAAGTGCTGTTGACCTCGAAAGGCAAAGTGATTCGTGATTACACTGCTGAAATCCTGAAATTCTGCGGTCAGCATGCACGCAATAAATACATGCGCCGCTTTGCCTGGGATTTGACCAAGCTCTGTGCACAGTGGAATGCACTAACTGTGCGTATCATGCTGGCTGCACGTAAGGACCGCGACATCGTTTCTTCTGCATCAGTCGATTTCCTGATGTTCTCCGGTTATGTGATGATGGCGTACTTCTGGGCACAACAAGCCGCAGTCGCTTCAGCCAAACTGGCTTCTGGCGATGGTGCGGAAGTACCAGAGTTCTATAAAGCAAAAATCAAAACTGCTGATTTCTACTTTGAACGTATCCTGCCACGTACCCAAGGTCATGCAGAAGCGATGGTGAATCCGTCTAAAACCATGACGGCACTCGCGCCAGAACACTTTAGCTTCGATTACTAA
- a CDS encoding cold-shock protein, protein MSNTVNGTVKWFNETKGFGFIQQESGPDVFAHFSEITGSGFKTLVEGQKVSFSVAQGQKGPTAVNIVAL, encoded by the coding sequence ATGTCTAATACAGTTAACGGTACAGTAAAATGGTTCAACGAAACTAAAGGTTTTGGTTTCATTCAACAAGAATCAGGTCCAGACGTTTTTGCTCATTTCAGCGAAATCACTGGTTCAGGTTTCAAAACTTTAGTTGAAGGCCAAAAGGTTTCTTTCAGCGTAGCTCAAGGTCAAAAAGGCCCGACAGCTGTAAATATCGTTGCTCTATAA